The Flavobacteriales bacterium genome contains the following window.
TAAATATTATGAGAAAAGCAAGAGCGAAAAAAAGAGTATTACTTCCAGATCCGAAGTTTAATAATACTAAAGTTACTCAGTTTGTAAACAATTTAATGCTTGATGGTAAGAAAAGTGTAGCTTTTACAGTTTTTTACGATGCAATGGATTTGGTTTCAAAAAAAGTAGAAGATGTCAACTGTGTTGATGTGTTTCAAAAAGCTTTAGAAAATATTACGCCAGGAGTAGAAGTGAGAAGCAGAAGGATTGGAGGTGCAACTTTCCAAATTCCTCAACCTATTAGAGAAGATAGAAAAGTTTCGATGGGAATGAAATGGATGATATCCTTTTCAAGAAAGAGGAATGAAAAAACTATGGCTCAACGATTAGCTGGAGAAATCTTAGCTGCTTATAAAGAAGAAGGTGCAGCTTTCAAAAAGAAAGAAGACACTCACAGAATGGCAGAGGCTAATAAAGCTTTCTCTCATTTTAGATTTTAATTTTAGTTTATAAGGGAATAAAGAAATGGCAAGAGATTTAAAATACACAAGAAATATTGGTATTGCTGCACATATTGATGCAGGTAAAACAACCACAACTGAACGTATATTGTATTATGGTGGTGTTAGTCATAAAATTGGTGAAGTGCACGATGGTGCTGCAACAATGGACTGGATGGCACAGGAGCAAGAAAGAGGTATTACAATTACTTCTGCTGCTACAACATTAAACTGGAATTATAGAGGTCAGAAGTATCATGTTAATATTATTGATACTCCTGGTCACGTTGATTTTACGGTTGAAGTAAATAGATCGTTAAGAGTATTAGATGGATTAGTTTTCTTGTTTAGTGCTGTTGATGGTGTTGAACCTCAATCTGAAACTAACTGGAGATTGGCTAACAATTACAATGTTCCAAGAATTGGATTCGTTAATAAAATGGATAGATCAGGGGCTGATTTCTTGAACGTATGTAAGCAAGTTAAAGAAATGTTAGGTAGTCATGCTTTGCCATTACAATTGAATATTGGTGCTGAAGATACATTTAAGGGAGTAGTTGATTTAATTAATTTCAGAGGTATTACTTGGAATGAAGAAGACCAAGGTATGACTTTTCAAGAAATTGAAATTCCTGCGGATATTATTGATGAAGCTAGAGAATTAAGAGGTCAACTTTTAGAGGCTGTAGCTGAGTTTGATGAAACTTTAATGGAGAAGTATTTTGAAGATGAAAATTCTTTAACAGAAAGAGAAATATTAGATGCTTTAAGAGCAGCAACAATTAGTGGTAAAGTTGTGCCAATGATGTGTGGATCGGCTTTTAAAAATAAAGGCGTTCAGGCAATGTTAGATATGGTAATGGAAATTTTACCTTCGCCATTAGATGTTGAAGCTATTGAAGGAATCAATCCAAAAACTGATGAGCCTATTGCTAGAAAACCATCATTTGATGAGCCTTTTTCAGCATTAGCATTTAAAATTGCAACAGATCCATTTGTTGGTCGTTTGTGTTTTACAAGAGCTTACTCTGGTGTTTTAAAAGCGGGTTCTTATGTATTAAATACTCGTTCAGGAAATAAAGAACGTATTTCTAGAATATTCCAAATGCACGCTAACAAGCAAAATCAAATTGAAGAACTAGCTTGTGGAGATATTGGAGCATTAGTTGGATTTAAAGATATTAAAACAGGAGATACTTTATGTGATGAAAAAGCACCTATCGTATTAGAATCTATGAATTTCCCAGATCCAGTTATTGGTATTGCAATTGAGCCTAAAACTCAGGCTGATGTTGATAAAATGGGTATGGCGTTATCTAAATTAACAGAAGAGGATCCAACATTAACTATTCATACTGATGAGGCTTCAGGTCAAACAGTATTAAGTGGAATGGGTGAATTACATTTAGATATTATTCTTGATAGATTAAAAAGAGAATTTAAAGTAGAGGTTAACCAAGGAGAACCACAAGTTGCTTATAAAGAAGCTATTGTTGGATCTGTTGATCATAGAGAAGTTTATAAAAAACAATCTGGTGGTAGAGGTAAATTTGCTGATATTCAAGTAAGAATTGAGTCAGTTGCTGACACTTCAAAAGAAGGGTTAGAATTTGTTAATGACATTAAAGGTGGTAATATCCCACGTGAATTTGTTCCTTCAGTAGAAAAAGGATTTAAAGAGGCTATGAAAAATGGTCCTTTAGCTGGATATCCTATTGATAGCTTAAAAGTAACATTATTTGATGGTTCATTCCACGCAGTGGATTCTGATCAATTATCATTTGAGTTAGCAGCTAAAATGGCTTTTAGAGAAGCTATTCCAAAAGCTAATCCAGTAATATTGGAGCCATTAATGAAGATTGAGGTGGTAACTCCTGAAGAAAACATGGGTGACATAGTAGGTGATTTGAACAGAAGAAGAGGTCAAATTGATGGAATGGATGATAGACATGGTGCAAAAGTGATTAAAGCAAAAGTTCCGTTGTCTGAAATGTTTGGATATGTTACAGCTTTAAGAACAATGTCTTCAGGTAGAGCAACATCATCAATGGAATTCTCTCAATATGCGGAGTGTCCAAAAAATATTGCAGATGCAGTAATAGCAAAAGCAAAAGGTAAAGTAGTAGCTTAATATATATAAAGAATGAGCCAAAAAATTAGAATAAAACTAAAATCTTACGATTTCAATTTAGTTGATAGATCAGCTGAAAAAATCGTTAAAACTGTTAAAAGTACAGGAGCTGTAGTTAGTGGTCCAATACCATTACCTACTCATAAAAGAATTTTTACAGTATTAAGATCTCCACACGTTAACAAGAAAGCAAGAGAGCAATTTCAATTATCTTCTTATAAAAGACTAATTGATATTTATAGTTCAACATCTAAAACTGTTGATGCTTTAATGAAGCTTGAATTGCCAAGTGGAGTTGATGTTGAAATAAAAGTATAACAATTAAAAATTAATAAAATGCCAGGATTGATAGGGAAAAAATTAGGTATGACTAGCGTTTACAGTGTTGAGGGTAAAAATATACCATGCACGATTATAGAAGCTGGTCCTTGTGTAGTAACACAAGTCAAAAAGGTAGATACCGACGGCTACGAAGCAGTTCAGTTAGCTTATGGAGATAAATCTGAAAAGAGAACTCCAAAAGCTATGCAAGGACACTTTAAAAAAGCAGGTGTAGAACCAAAAAGAAAATTAGTTGAATTCGCAGGATTCGATGAAAAAAATTTAGGAGACATTGTAGGTGTTGACTTATTTGAAGAAGGAGAATGGATTGATGTAGTTGGAACTTCAAAAGGTAAAGGTTTCCAAGGTGTTGTTAAAAGACACAACTTTGGAGGTGTTGGTGATGCAACTCACGGTCAGCACAACAGATTAAGAGCTCCAGGTTCTATTGGTGCTTGTTCTACTCCAGCTAGAGTTTTCAAAGGAATGAAAATGGCCGGAAGAATGGGTGGAGATAGAGTGAAGATTGAAAACCTTGAGGTAGTTAAAGTATATGCTGAAAAGAACTTAATAGTAGTTAAAGGATCTGTTCCTGGTGCTAAAGGTTCATTTGTTTTATTAGAGAAATAACAAGGAGAAGTTAAAAATGGAATTAGTTGTAAAAAATATAAAAGGAAAAGATACTTCAAAGAAAGTTTCTTTATCTGACGCTATCTTTGCTATTGAGCCTAACGATCATGCTATTTATTTAGATGTAAAACAATACTTAGCTAATCAAAGACAAGGAACTCATAAAGCAAAAGAAAAAGGAGAAATAACCGCGAGTACTAAAAAAATTAAAAAACAAAAGGGTACTGGTGGAGCAAGGGCTGGTAGTTTGAAATCTGGAACTAGAGTTGGTGGAGGAAGAATGTTCGGACCAAGACCAAGAGACTATGAGTTTAAATTAAATATCAAACAAAAAAGATTAGCTCGTAAATCTGCTTTATCATACAAAGCTAAAGAAGGTTCAATATTAGTGTTAGAGGATTTTAATTTTGATAGTCCTCAAACCAAGCAATACATTGATATTTTAAATAATTTAGAACTTTTGAATAAAAAATCTATATTAGTGCTTTCTGAATTAAATAAAAACGTATATTTGTCGTCCCGAAATTTGAAGGGAGCTAAAGTGGTAACCGCTTCGCAAATAAATACTTACGATTTAATGAATGCGAACAGTGTTATTATAGCTGAAAGTTCAGTTAAAACTTTAGAAACTATTTTAAGTAAATAAGATGAGTGTAATTGTTAAACCTGTTGTTACTGAAAAAATGACTAATCTAACTGAAAAGCTTAATAGATATGGCTTTTTGGTGGATTGTAAAGCAAACAAAATACAGGTAAAGAATGCTGTTGAGAAAATGTATGGTGTTACTGTTGAATCAGTAAATACTATGAATTATTATGGAAAAGCAAAATCAAGATTTACTAAAGCAGGTTTAGTTAGTGGTAGAACAAATAAGTATAAAAAAGCTATCATTACTGTTGCTGAAGGAGACGCGATTGACTTCTATAGTAATATTTAAAAATTTTATTAACCTATACGGGGGCTCCAACCCTCTTAAGATATAAACAAAAATGGCTGTAAGAAAATTAAGACCCATAACTCCTGGGCAAAGACATAAAATTGCAAATTCTTTTGAAGAAGTATCTGCATCTAAACCTGAAAAGAGTTTAGTGTCTGGTGGTTCTAAATCTGGTGGTAGAAATAACACTGGAAAGATGACTATGCGCTACATTGGTGGTGGTCACAAGCAAAAATATCGTGAAATAGATTTTAAAAGAGACAAAGACGGCGTTCCTGGTGTTGTTAATTCAATTGAATACGATCCAAACAGAACTGCTAGAATTGCTCTTTTGTTTTATAAGGATGGTGAAAAAAGATACATTCTTGCTCCAAACGGATTACAAGTTGGGCAAGAAGTAGTTTCTGGAAAAGGTGTTGAACCTGAAGTTGGAAACTCATTATTTTTATCAGAAATTCCTTTAGGAACAGTTATCCATAACATTGAATTGAGACCAAATCAAGGAGCTAAAATGGCAAGAAGTGCTGGTTCTTATGCTCAATTAACTGCAAAAGATGGTGCTTATGTTGTTATTAAATTACCATCAGGTGAAACTAGATTAGTTTTGGCTACTTGTAGAGCAACTATCGGTTCTGTATCTAATTCTGAACACATGTTAGAAAGATCAGGTAAAGCAGGTAGAAGTAGATGGTTAGGAAGAAGACCAAGAGTAAGAGGTGTTGTTATGAATCCAGTTGATCACCCAATGGGTGGTGGTGAAGGAAGAAATTCTGGACAACATCCAAGATCTAGAAAAGGTTTACCAGCTAAAGGTTACAAAACAAGATCTAAGAAAAAAAGCTCAAGCAAATATATAATTGAAAGAAGAAAGAAATAATTAAGATATGAGTCGTTCGTTAAAAAAACCACCGTTTATACATTATAAGTTACAGCAGAGAGTTGAAGAGTCTCAACAAACTCAAAAAAAGACTGTTCTTAAAACTTGGTCAAGAGCTTCAATGATTTCTCCAGATTTTGTTGGCTTAACTATAGCAGTTCATAATGGAAATAAATTTATTCCAGTTTATGTTACTGAAAATATGGTAGGACATAAATTAGGTGAATTCGCTCCAACAAGAACTTTTAGAGGTCATGGTGGAAATAAAAAAGATAAAGGAAGAAAATAAAATAGATTATTATGGGTGCTAGAAAAAGAATAAAGGCTGAGCAATCAAAAGAAGCTAAGAAAACGGTAAGTTTTGCTAAGCTTAACAATTGCCCTACTTCTCCTCGAAAAATGAGATTAGTTGCTGATATGGTTAGAGGCAAAGAAGTATTTAAAGCTTTATCAATGTTAAAATTTAGCTCGCAAGATGCATCAAGAAGACTTGAAAAATTATTAAAGTCTGCTATTGCAAATTGGGAAGCAAAAAATGAAGGCCTTAGACCTGAAGAAAACAATTTAGTTGTTAAATCAGTTATGGTTGATAGTGCTAGAATGTTAAAAAGAATTCAACCAGCTCCACAAGGTAGAGCTCATAGAGTTAGAAAAAGATCAAATCACGTTACATTAGTTGTTGACAGTTTAAATTAATAAAATGGGACAAAAAGTAAATCCAATATCAAACAGACTAGGAATCATTAGAGGATGGGATTCAAATTGGTACGGTGGTAATAAATATGCCGACAAGATTGTTGAAGACTATAAAATTAGAGAGTATTTAATGGCTCGTTTACAAAAAGCTAGTGTCTCTAAAATTATTATTGAAAGAACTCTAAAGGTAATTACTGTAACTGTTAACACTTCAAGACCAGGTATTATCATTGGTAAAGGTGGTAAAGAGGTTGATATGTTGAGAGAGGAATTGAAGAAAATCACTAAAAAAGACGTTCAAATAAATATTTTTGAAATAAAAAGACCAGAATTAGATGCTCAATTAGTAGCTGATGGTATTGCAAAACAAATTGAAGGAAGAATTTCTTTCAGACGTGCTGCAAAAATGTCTATCGCTTCTACAATGAGAATGGGTGCAGAAGGAATTAAAGTGTTAGTTTCTGGTAGATTAGGTGGTGCTGAGATGGCTCGTTCAGAAGGGTATAAAGAAGGAAGAACTCCATTACATACATTTAGAGCTGATATTGATTATGCTTTAAGTGAAGCTCACACAACATATGGTAGATTAGGTGTTAAAGTATGGATTTGTAAAGGTGAAGTTTACGGAAAAAGAGATTTATCTCCAAACGTTGGACAATCTAAAGCAAAATCTAATGCACAAGCACCAGCTAACGATAAAAAGTTTAGAGGCGGAGCGAAAAGAAGAGGAAATAAATAATAAGATTAGTAGTATAATTTAAGATATAGTAAGATGTTACAACCTAAAAGAACGAAATATAGAAAAATGCAAAAAGGGCGTATGAAAGGAAACGCTTTAAGAGGATC
Protein-coding sequences here:
- the rpsG gene encoding 30S ribosomal protein S7 codes for the protein MRKARAKKRVLLPDPKFNNTKVTQFVNNLMLDGKKSVAFTVFYDAMDLVSKKVEDVNCVDVFQKALENITPGVEVRSRRIGGATFQIPQPIREDRKVSMGMKWMISFSRKRNEKTMAQRLAGEILAAYKEEGAAFKKKEDTHRMAEANKAFSHFRF
- the fusA gene encoding elongation factor G — encoded protein: MARDLKYTRNIGIAAHIDAGKTTTTERILYYGGVSHKIGEVHDGAATMDWMAQEQERGITITSAATTLNWNYRGQKYHVNIIDTPGHVDFTVEVNRSLRVLDGLVFLFSAVDGVEPQSETNWRLANNYNVPRIGFVNKMDRSGADFLNVCKQVKEMLGSHALPLQLNIGAEDTFKGVVDLINFRGITWNEEDQGMTFQEIEIPADIIDEARELRGQLLEAVAEFDETLMEKYFEDENSLTEREILDALRAATISGKVVPMMCGSAFKNKGVQAMLDMVMEILPSPLDVEAIEGINPKTDEPIARKPSFDEPFSALAFKIATDPFVGRLCFTRAYSGVLKAGSYVLNTRSGNKERISRIFQMHANKQNQIEELACGDIGALVGFKDIKTGDTLCDEKAPIVLESMNFPDPVIGIAIEPKTQADVDKMGMALSKLTEEDPTLTIHTDEASGQTVLSGMGELHLDIILDRLKREFKVEVNQGEPQVAYKEAIVGSVDHREVYKKQSGGRGKFADIQVRIESVADTSKEGLEFVNDIKGGNIPREFVPSVEKGFKEAMKNGPLAGYPIDSLKVTLFDGSFHAVDSDQLSFELAAKMAFREAIPKANPVILEPLMKIEVVTPEENMGDIVGDLNRRRGQIDGMDDRHGAKVIKAKVPLSEMFGYVTALRTMSSGRATSSMEFSQYAECPKNIADAVIAKAKGKVVA
- the rpsJ gene encoding 30S ribosomal protein S10, which codes for MSQKIRIKLKSYDFNLVDRSAEKIVKTVKSTGAVVSGPIPLPTHKRIFTVLRSPHVNKKAREQFQLSSYKRLIDIYSSTSKTVDALMKLELPSGVDVEIKV
- the rplC gene encoding 50S ribosomal protein L3 — translated: MPGLIGKKLGMTSVYSVEGKNIPCTIIEAGPCVVTQVKKVDTDGYEAVQLAYGDKSEKRTPKAMQGHFKKAGVEPKRKLVEFAGFDEKNLGDIVGVDLFEEGEWIDVVGTSKGKGFQGVVKRHNFGGVGDATHGQHNRLRAPGSIGACSTPARVFKGMKMAGRMGGDRVKIENLEVVKVYAEKNLIVVKGSVPGAKGSFVLLEK
- the rplD gene encoding 50S ribosomal protein L4, whose product is MELVVKNIKGKDTSKKVSLSDAIFAIEPNDHAIYLDVKQYLANQRQGTHKAKEKGEITASTKKIKKQKGTGGARAGSLKSGTRVGGGRMFGPRPRDYEFKLNIKQKRLARKSALSYKAKEGSILVLEDFNFDSPQTKQYIDILNNLELLNKKSILVLSELNKNVYLSSRNLKGAKVVTASQINTYDLMNANSVIIAESSVKTLETILSK
- the rplW gene encoding 50S ribosomal protein L23, whose product is MSVIVKPVVTEKMTNLTEKLNRYGFLVDCKANKIQVKNAVEKMYGVTVESVNTMNYYGKAKSRFTKAGLVSGRTNKYKKAIITVAEGDAIDFYSNI
- the rplB gene encoding 50S ribosomal protein L2; the protein is MAVRKLRPITPGQRHKIANSFEEVSASKPEKSLVSGGSKSGGRNNTGKMTMRYIGGGHKQKYREIDFKRDKDGVPGVVNSIEYDPNRTARIALLFYKDGEKRYILAPNGLQVGQEVVSGKGVEPEVGNSLFLSEIPLGTVIHNIELRPNQGAKMARSAGSYAQLTAKDGAYVVIKLPSGETRLVLATCRATIGSVSNSEHMLERSGKAGRSRWLGRRPRVRGVVMNPVDHPMGGGEGRNSGQHPRSRKGLPAKGYKTRSKKKSSSKYIIERRKK
- the rpsS gene encoding 30S ribosomal protein S19 — encoded protein: MSRSLKKPPFIHYKLQQRVEESQQTQKKTVLKTWSRASMISPDFVGLTIAVHNGNKFIPVYVTENMVGHKLGEFAPTRTFRGHGGNKKDKGRK
- the rplV gene encoding 50S ribosomal protein L22, translating into MGARKRIKAEQSKEAKKTVSFAKLNNCPTSPRKMRLVADMVRGKEVFKALSMLKFSSQDASRRLEKLLKSAIANWEAKNEGLRPEENNLVVKSVMVDSARMLKRIQPAPQGRAHRVRKRSNHVTLVVDSLN
- the rpsC gene encoding 30S ribosomal protein S3, producing the protein MGQKVNPISNRLGIIRGWDSNWYGGNKYADKIVEDYKIREYLMARLQKASVSKIIIERTLKVITVTVNTSRPGIIIGKGGKEVDMLREELKKITKKDVQINIFEIKRPELDAQLVADGIAKQIEGRISFRRAAKMSIASTMRMGAEGIKVLVSGRLGGAEMARSEGYKEGRTPLHTFRADIDYALSEAHTTYGRLGVKVWICKGEVYGKRDLSPNVGQSKAKSNAQAPANDKKFRGGAKRRGNK